The Paenibacillus sp. G2S3 region GGAAGCTTTATCAGAAACGCAGCTGATGGTAGAAAAGTATGGCATAGAGTCAGCCCGTTTTATGGATGTGGTGAATGCTCTTTTTCAATCTCCCTTATATCGGAACTATGGGGCGATAATGACAGAACAGCGGTTTGAACCAGCTGGTTTTAAAATGATGCTAGGGCTGAAGGATGTTGCACTGGCTATAGAGGCAGCGCAGTCCGTCCAAGCTCCTCTACCTTTGGGCCAACTTATTCATCATCATTTATCTGAAGGAATAGCCCATGGTTATGGTGAGATGGATTGGACAGCTTTAATCCGTTATCTAGAGCATTCTTCTTAAAAAATAGGGTTTCCCCAAATCTCTGTTGGTCGTAGTGCAGGAGAAAAATTAAAAGAGGTGTGATAAATCATGGAAATAGGTGTTACTTCGTTCGTAGAAACAAAGCCTGATATTGAGACTGGAATTGTGATGAGTCACGCACAGCGATTACGAGAAGTAGTCGAAGAAATCGTCCTTGCGGATCGGGTAGGACTTGATGTTTTTGGTATTGGTGAGCATCATCGTGAAGATTATGCAGCTTCTTCACCAGCAATCGTGTTGTCCGCTGCTGCGTCCTTAACTAAACGGATTCGCCTGACTAGTGCTGTGACGGTCCTTTCATCTGCTGATCCTGTACGTGTGTTTCAGGATTTTGCTATGCTTGACGGCATCTCCAATGGACGTGCCGAGATTATAGCGGGCCGGGGTTCATTCGTTGAATCCTTTCCGTTGTTTGGTTATGGCTTACATGACTATGATGAGCTATTTAATGAAAATATCGAACTGCTTATGAAAATACGGGAATCCGAGAAAGTAACATGGAAGGGAGGCCATCGGCCAGCCATTCATAATTTGGGCGTGTACCCGCGGCCCGTCCAGAACTCTTTACCTATATGGATTGGCAGCGGAGGTACGCAAAGCTCCACCGTGCGTGCAGGACTTTTGGGTCTGCCATTGATGTTGGCGATCATTGGCGGGAATCCAATGAATTTTGCGCCGCTTGTAGAGCTGTACAAGAAGGCGGCGGCCCGCGCTGGACATGATGTATCGAAGCTTCAGGTGGGATCTCATTCGATTGGTTTCGTCGCAGAAGATACGGAACGGGCAGCAGATATCTTTTTTCCATCTACCCAGTACGGCATGAACAAGCTCGGCAAAGAGCGAGGATGGTCGTATTACGACCGCTCCAGCTATGATGCGGCCCGAAGCTTTGAGGGCGCATTGTACGTTGGAGATCCGGAAACAGTTGCTCAGAAGATCATTCATCTACGGAAGCATGTAGGTATAACACGCTTTATGATGTATGTTCCACTAAGCACGATGCCGCATGAACTTGTGTTGCGGGCTATAGAACTGCTCGGAACGGAGGTTGCTCCACGAGTACGAGAGGAAATTGCCAAGTGGGAAGCTGAGAAGGAATAAGGATTATACAAGCAATCATTATTGTATTGGAGGGATTTTCATGAGTATCGATAAACGTATACTACCAGAATTAATAGAGGCATATTCACAATTTCCAGGGTTTCAATTGGAAGAGAATTTAGAGTGGAGCAGAAGTTTAGTGTCGGGTCCGCCAGTGAAGAGGTCAGAGCATGTAAACACAACCAGTCGAAAAATTCCGGGTGTTGCAGGGGAGATGCTGGTAAAAATTTATGAACCTGCTGGGCGAAATGCTGACAAGCTTCCAGCAATGTTGTGGATTCACGGGGGCGGATACGTGTTAGGACATCCTGATATGGACGACGAGTTGTGTGAACGCTTTGTTCAGACGGCTAGATGTGTTGTCGTGTCGGTTGATTATAGGCTGGCCCCCGAGCACCCCTATCCAGCTGCAATCGAAGATTGTTATGCTGGCTTGGTATGGATGACGGAGGAGGCGGAATCGCTTGGCATTGATGAGAATCGGGTTGCGATTGCTGGTGCAAGCGGTGGCGGCGGGCTGACAGCAGCACTTGCGCTGATGGCACGAGATAAAGGTGGACCATCCATTATCTTTCAGATGCCGTTGTACCCGATGCTCGACAACCGTAACATTACGCCATCAAGCCATGAGATTACGGAAGAAGGCGCAATCTGGAACCGGACGGACAACTTAACGGCTTGGAACATGTACCTGGGCGAGGAGAACGATGGCAGTGGGATATCTTCCTATGCGGTACCATCGAGAGCGGAGAACTTAGCAGGACTGCCACCAACCTATACATGTGTAGGCCAGCTTGATCTATTCCGAGATGAGACGATCGAATATGTAACACGACTTGCGCAAGCAGGTGTAGATGTCGAATTTCACCTGTATCCCGGATGCTTTCACCTTTTCGAAATATTCGTTCCAGAAGCGGAAGTGAGTCAGCGCGCCGTTCAGAGCTATATGGATGCGATGGCCCGGGCACTTCATCCCAAAAACTACCCCTCCACAAGCGAAGGCTATTAATAATGCAAACACAAACCACATGATCATTGCTCCTTGTTGTAAGGTGGTCATTTCATCACACGAAAAATACACCCCCTAGAATCGACCGGACAAACCATAGGTTTATCCAATGTCTATTCCAGGAGGTGTATTTCATAGTATTAAAGCGGGTTAATCTTAACGCAATGTTTTGAGCGCGCCACTCCAAGCCAATACTTGATCAAGCATGCCATTTACATTGGTAAGGTGCAGGTCTGCTGGTTTGAATACAGAACCGTTCTCGAAATCAGTGAACAGGGATAGGGCAGGATGTACACGTACGTCTGCTACAGACAGTTCTCCCAAAATTCCACGTAAATGCTCAGCTGCACGAGCGCCACCTACAGAACCATAACTCACGATACCCGCTGCTTTGTTGTTCCAAGCTTCACGTGCATAATCGAGTGCATTTTTCAGTGATGCGGAAATACTGTGATTGTATTCTTGAACGATAAATACGAAACCGTCTAACGTAGCAAGCTTTGTATTCCAAGCAGTTGCTTGCTCAGTAGCATCTACTTCTCCCATTAGTGGAAGTTTGAAGTCCGCGATATCCACGATCTCATAATTAGCATCTCCACGTGCATCTGCTACCTTTTTAACCCATTCTCCTACTTGTGGGCTTAAACGACCTTGACGAGTACTTCCCAGAATAATTCCGATGTTTAATTTAGACATTGTATGTTCCTCCTCGATTTTTGTTCTACCAAATAGTTTGGCTAGAAATCCCATGAATTACACAACCTTCAGATAAATAATATTAAGCGTGTTACGCTCTAGTTGTCTTTAAGTTAAGTATCTTTAACATGAGATAATAATATCGTGTTTAGTTTACTTTGTCAAGCAACTTAATAATAGTTAGTTTATAATTTTGTCTCACCTTTACAAATTTAGTTGTTTGGAATATAATTGTCTAAGCAACTATTTAAAATGAAGATGAAAAGAGAAGAGGGCTGATCATGACGACAACGCATAACCAATCCGAACTTACGTTAGGGTTTATGATGGGAACGACTTATCGTAAATTAAGCGCGTTATTCCAAAATGGGCTAAAAGAATATGATATAACACCTGAGCAATGGTCAGTGCTTTTTCAAGTCGACAGAACGGAAGGGCTGATTCAGAAGGATATAGCGAAGCGTTCCGGTAAGGATAAACCAACTACGACGCGAATTCTGGATCACTTGGAGGGAAAAAGCCTGGTCTATAAAAGAACAGGGGAGAATGATCGGCGTTCTTTTAAGGTTTATATTACGGAAAAAGGAAGAGCTTTGATTAAGGAGACCTTTCCTATTGAATATCAGGTTACAGATGAGATTATGAACTGTATTTCCAGTGATGAATATGAGCTGCTCATGGGGTTGCTGCTAAGAATAAACAATCATATTGATCAAATAAATGATGGAGAGTAGGAACGTAACTTATGCCAGAACAACAAGAACTACGTACGAAGCTTTGGACCAAATCTTTTATTGCTTTAACAATTAGTGCTTTATTTTTATTTATGAATTTACAGATGCTGCTATCTTCATTTCCGTCTTATGTAAAAAGTGAATTTCAAGCCGGAGATATTATGGTCAGCTTGGTTACAAGTGTGTTTGCACTAACAGCGATTGCTTCACGTTTTATGACTGCTTTTCTGATGCGGAGGGTTAGCCGCAATGTTCTATTATATATTGGCTTAGCCATCGCGGCCGCCATAACGGGTCTCTATGTGGCAGCAGACTCAATCGGGTCACTACTGTTGATGCGTGTAGGTTATGGGATTGGATTCGGGATTGCCAGCACGATTATCCCCACGATTGTCTCCCAGATTATCCCCAGCAAAAGAATGGGCGAAGGGATCGGCTATTTTGGTTTATCTACCAGTCTTGCGATGTCGATTGGTCCTATGATTGGCTTGAACGTAATGAAGCAATCGGGATTTGGAACACTGGCGATGATCGGAACATTCACCTTGCTCCTTGCCTTTCCAGTCCTATTTTTCTCACGTTCGCTTCCAGCTGTACCGAAAAAACAGCCTATTGAGCGATCCATTGTACCATCCAAACCACTCAAGGTTCCTTTTAATACAAAGTTAGTATTACCTGCAATACTGAATGTCCTGATCGCGATCACTTACGGGGGATTGCTTAGCTTTATCGCTTTGTTCGGTGAATCGGTGCATTTAGAGCAAGTGGGGTTGTTCTTCTTATTTAACGCGATTACGATCATCATTATTAGACCTATCTCCGGCAGATTATTTGATAAAAGAGGTCCCGCTGCTGTTCTGATTCCCGCAGCGGTTTGTGTCGTCGCGAGCTTAACGGTGCTCTCGTATACAACATCCATGCCAATGCTCATTGTATCCGCATTGCTCTATGGACTCGGCTTTGGAGCTATTCAGCCAACTATACAGGCATGGATGCTTCGGACATCTACACCTGCACAGTATGGTATGGCAAACAGTATGTTTTATAACTCAACAGATTTAGGGGTAGCGAGTGGGGCCATCATTCTTGGGGCGATCTCGGCAGCATCCAATTATGGGATGATGTACCGTTATTCTGCTGGGTTCATGGTGCTGTTCCTAATTATTTATATTGGGATTCAGATTACTAAGGCCAGAAATAACCCTTCAGCTTTAAGTCAATAAGGGATGATTTCAGATTAAGCTAATCTTTAGGTACTATTCATATCGTTTTAAGCTAAGGGGGTTATAGTAATTACATAACCCCCTTAAATATAGACCTTGACCCTGCCGGACGTTGGCAGGGTCCTTTTTTTGTTGATTAAGAGGGTAGAGATCGTTAGATTAAGCCAATCTTTATCTACTATTCATATTCTTTTAAGCTAAGAGGGTTATAGTAATCACATAACCCCCTTATAATATAGACCTTGACCCTGCCATACGTTGGCAGGGTCCTTTTTTTATGTTCTTGCGCATCCCGAAAACATAGGTAGTATACAGATTTTATCCACTAAGGACGGTATAATGAAGAAATCAGGGATGGCCAAAGAAGTAGAGGAGAGGTTCACGAATGAATATGACATGGAATCTGGATAGCTTATATCCTTCCTTTGAGTCGGAGAAGTTAAGACGGGATCGCGAGCTACTCGGTCAAATTATTATAGATTTAAAAGCCTGGGCTGAGGGCAATCTAAAGCATGAGGGTGTTTCCGTCGCAGCGATCGAGGACTTTCTAAGGCTCTACAACGATTATAAAAGCGTATATATATGTTTATTAGCCTATGCAGAGTTAACGCTTAGTGCAGACAGCAGTTCTGAGGAAGCCATGAATCTTGCTGATGATATTGAACATGTAAGCTCAGAGATTGCTGGGGTAGTTGCAGGTTTTAAACGTTGGATTAGTACTTGTGATCAAATAGATGAGCTTATCGTTAGCTCAACTTATCTTCTGAAACATCAATTTTATTTGAAG contains the following coding sequences:
- a CDS encoding LLM class flavin-dependent oxidoreductase, encoding MEIGVTSFVETKPDIETGIVMSHAQRLREVVEEIVLADRVGLDVFGIGEHHREDYAASSPAIVLSAAASLTKRIRLTSAVTVLSSADPVRVFQDFAMLDGISNGRAEIIAGRGSFVESFPLFGYGLHDYDELFNENIELLMKIRESEKVTWKGGHRPAIHNLGVYPRPVQNSLPIWIGSGGTQSSTVRAGLLGLPLMLAIIGGNPMNFAPLVELYKKAAARAGHDVSKLQVGSHSIGFVAEDTERAADIFFPSTQYGMNKLGKERGWSYYDRSSYDAARSFEGALYVGDPETVAQKIIHLRKHVGITRFMMYVPLSTMPHELVLRAIELLGTEVAPRVREEIAKWEAEKE
- a CDS encoding alpha/beta hydrolase, with protein sequence MSIDKRILPELIEAYSQFPGFQLEENLEWSRSLVSGPPVKRSEHVNTTSRKIPGVAGEMLVKIYEPAGRNADKLPAMLWIHGGGYVLGHPDMDDELCERFVQTARCVVVSVDYRLAPEHPYPAAIEDCYAGLVWMTEEAESLGIDENRVAIAGASGGGGLTAALALMARDKGGPSIIFQMPLYPMLDNRNITPSSHEITEEGAIWNRTDNLTAWNMYLGEENDGSGISSYAVPSRAENLAGLPPTYTCVGQLDLFRDETIEYVTRLAQAGVDVEFHLYPGCFHLFEIFVPEAEVSQRAVQSYMDAMARALHPKNYPSTSEGY
- a CDS encoding NADPH-dependent FMN reductase, whose product is MSKLNIGIILGSTRQGRLSPQVGEWVKKVADARGDANYEIVDIADFKLPLMGEVDATEQATAWNTKLATLDGFVFIVQEYNHSISASLKNALDYAREAWNNKAAGIVSYGSVGGARAAEHLRGILGELSVADVRVHPALSLFTDFENGSVFKPADLHLTNVNGMLDQVLAWSGALKTLR
- a CDS encoding MarR family transcriptional regulator; this encodes MTTTHNQSELTLGFMMGTTYRKLSALFQNGLKEYDITPEQWSVLFQVDRTEGLIQKDIAKRSGKDKPTTTRILDHLEGKSLVYKRTGENDRRSFKVYITEKGRALIKETFPIEYQVTDEIMNCISSDEYELLMGLLLRINNHIDQINDGE
- a CDS encoding MFS transporter, which produces MPEQQELRTKLWTKSFIALTISALFLFMNLQMLLSSFPSYVKSEFQAGDIMVSLVTSVFALTAIASRFMTAFLMRRVSRNVLLYIGLAIAAAITGLYVAADSIGSLLLMRVGYGIGFGIASTIIPTIVSQIIPSKRMGEGIGYFGLSTSLAMSIGPMIGLNVMKQSGFGTLAMIGTFTLLLAFPVLFFSRSLPAVPKKQPIERSIVPSKPLKVPFNTKLVLPAILNVLIAITYGGLLSFIALFGESVHLEQVGLFFLFNAITIIIIRPISGRLFDKRGPAAVLIPAAVCVVASLTVLSYTTSMPMLIVSALLYGLGFGAIQPTIQAWMLRTSTPAQYGMANSMFYNSTDLGVASGAIILGAISAASNYGMMYRYSAGFMVLFLIIYIGIQITKARNNPSALSQ